AATTAATACTTCATCACCTGTTTTTAACTCGGATAAATATTTAGTTTTACCTCCGGGGAGAAGTGTATAGGCATGGACTGCGCCGGCATTAACACGGAAAGGTCTGGGTTCGACATAAGGATTTTCAACACTCTCTGAATGGACTAAAAACATTGCACCTGAAGAATTCCCGGCTAACATCCCTTCTCCTTGCTTCATATTGGTACAGGTATCAATACAAACCCTGTCTCCCATTCCCAGGGGTTCTATTTTGGTAATCTTTGCAATGGCAATCTCTAATTTCTCTTGAGTATTTTTGATTAGTTGTGCACATCTTTTTATCTCATTCAAATCGGTTGTCTCAAGCAAAACACCAGCAACTCCTTTTTCTAATATTTGAATAGCGATTTTTGTCTCTTTTTCATTATGAACATAGGCTATTAATCCGGCAGGATTTTGAGCAATTAAATTCTCTAATGGGATAATTGTCCAATCGTTTGTTTTAATAATAAGTGTTTTGGATTTTGACAACTTAGCGGCGGTTTCTTCATCCTGTTTATTATTGATTTCAAACTCAACGACATCTTCATTTAGTTTCAAATCACCATTTTTAGAGATAGTTTTAATTTTGCCTAATTCTTTTACCTTTTCCTCAAATCCTTCTTCAACCCAAATAGCATCTACGCCACTTTCTAATGCAGTTGTCACAACCGCTTTATTAAACGGAATAGATTTTAGCCAGATAGTTTTCATTTTAGATTCTCCTGAAAATAGGAAGTAGAAAGTAGAGGGTAGAGAGTAGAAAGTAAAGAGAACATCACTCCTCACGCTTATCTCTCTATCTCCCACCTTCTATCTCCTACCACTATTTTCATCTTCCTTTGTGTCCACCTTGTGGACATAGCCGTTTCTCCTGTTGTCCTCTGCCTTCTGTCCTCTGCCCTCTGTATTTATCCGTGCTAATCCGTGTTAATCAGTAACTGAATAGTTACGAGTAAAGTTTATCACTAATCATTGATTATGTCAACAAAATTCTGCGACCTTCTCCATCAAATTTTTAAAATCAAAAGGCTTAAAAAGGTGTGTGGTTGCTCCTGCTTTGTAAATCGTGGGTAAATTTTCCTCCTCTGCCAGCGGAACTAACATAATCAGTGGAATATCTTCTGTTTCTTTATGCTCTCTCAAGATATGGGCAATATTATAACCATTTATCTTCGGAAGTTTAAGGCTGACTATGACTAAATCAGGTTTTTCTTTATCTAACATTTTTAATGCCTCTAAACCATCCTGGACAATATCTATTTTATAACCACTGGTTTTTAAATATAACTCGGCGAGTTTTAAATTATCATATTCCTCATCTGCCATTAAAATTTTTGTTTCTGATGGTATTTTCCCCTTTAATTTTATTTTCGGTAGTTCTTCTTCTGGTATTTCTTCTCTGGGTATGGTAAATATAAACTTACTACCAATATCTTCTTGTGATTCTACTTTGATACTGCCACCAGAATCTTCCAATACCTCTTTGACGATGGATAATCCCAGTCCTGTGCCTTCATATTTCCTGGTATCAGACATATCCACCTGATAAAACCGTTCAAATATCTTATTGAGATTTTCGGGTTTAATCCCAATCCCCGTATCTTCTACACAACCTTGCAAATAATTATCCTTATCTTCAAATCTGATGGTTATTTTCCCCATAGCGGGTGTAAATTTTATTGCATTATCGACCAATTTACTAAAAATTTCCTTTGCTATCTCCGGGTCATACCACACTACAGGGATATTGGGGGCTACTTCTGTCTGAATAGAGATTTGTTTTTCCCTGGCAGATGGGGTAAAAATCAAGACAGTTTCCTCGATTATCTTTTTAAAGTCAACAGGCTGTTTTTTTAATTCATATTTTTTCCCTCGTTCGATTTTAGACAGGTCTAATATATCACCGATTAGTTCATTCAGGTGTCTGCATTTGTCCAGCATAATTTTAACAGATTTTTCTTGCTCTGTTGTGATTTCACCGAGGGCTTTATGAGAGAACAAACTCGCATAACCCATAATTACTGTTAGTGGAGTGCGTAATTCATGGGAAACAATATTCAAAAAGGTGGATTTAGATTCATTGGCTATTTTTAGGTCCTGGGTTAAATTTTGTAGTTTTATAGTCTCTTTTTGAAGGTCAGTATATAGTTTTGTATTTTCTAAGGCAACCGCAACCTCATTACATAAGGTGGTAAGGAAGATTATTTCATCCTGATTATATGATGTCTGACTTAATTTCGGCCCTAAATTTAATATCCCAATTAAGTTTTCTTTAAAAATAATTGGGATAGAAACAATTGCTTTAAATCTTTCAATAGCCTGGGTTACTACTGCCCTCATCCCATTAAATTCAGGATTCTCCCTTACCTCTTCCTGTAATAATTCCCTCTTTTCATTCTTAAACCACGCCACGATAGGCTCATCCTGTTGTATAATAATAGATTTATCGTTTTCACCGAGTCCAAATTCTGGTTTATAGACCCTTTCAGATTCCTCTAAAAGTAATAACTGGACAAAGGCAGGGTGAAGGGTATGGTTAATTGTATTAAGTATTGATGACATCAAGGTATCGCGGCTAATAATTGTAGATATTTCCCCGGTTACTTTTTTTAAGAGTTGTTGCAGGTCATGTCTTTCCCGATAAAACATCTTATCTACAATTAGCTGGATTTTTTCTCTTACGGGTTGAAATATAAGGATGATAATAATTATCGTCAGTATTCGAGCAGAGAGTGTCTCAAAGTGCAAAAGCACTTCAAAGGTAAATATGGCTAATAACCAGATAGCGGTAACTAATGCCGTTAGTAATGAATAGATAAGTCCTTTCTGAATGATAATGGTAATGTCCATTAATCGATATTTAACAATACTATATGTAACCATTAGGGCATAAATGGTAAGCCCCAGATGAGCCAGAGGATATATCTTTATTCCCATAACTAAAAGGATATTAGATAGACTACTTAATATTACCACTACCATACCAGAAAAGATGTATTTTAGACGATTCTTTTCTAAAAATGAGTCTGTTTTTCTATATTTTTTGTATAGGAGTAAAATTGCATAAGACATAAAGGAGAGAAATATCAGGTTGAAAAGAGGTCCTGATGGTCCGGTAATAGGTTGGTAAGTCCCAAAGGTAATAGTTACATCC
Above is a genomic segment from bacterium containing:
- a CDS encoding 3-dehydroquinate synthase II, with amino-acid sequence MGDREISVRSDVLFTFYSLPSTFYFLFSGESKMKTIWLKSIPFNKAVVTTALESGVDAIWVEEGFEEKVKELGKIKTISKNGDLKLNEDVVEFEINNKQDEETAAKLSKSKTLIIKTNDWTIIPLENLIAQNPAGLIAYVHNEKETKIAIQILEKGVAGVLLETTDLNEIKRCAQLIKNTQEKLEIAIAKITKIEPLGMGDRVCIDTCTNMKQGEGMLAGNSSGAMFLVHSESVENPYVEPRPFRVNAGAVHAYTLLPGGKTKYLSELKTGDEVLIVNSTGQTQSAIVGRIKIEKRPLMLLEGKINSKIVSLILQNAETIRLCTPDGNPISIVSLQEGSEILAYQEDAGRHFGMKIDETIIEK
- a CDS encoding ATP-binding protein, whose protein sequence is MTFYPITLGLVSFINLFLALFVFTKNVQSEKNKSFALFETCLAVWGSGMLIMTVAKDKETAMLGVTILHLGLLFSFSSFLNFVLAITDDQTNLNRKICFLAYLLGLFFNIIDKIPLLAVVSDVTITFGTYQPITGPSGPLFNLIFLSFMSYAILLLYKKYRKTDSFLEKNRLKYIFSGMVVVILSSLSNILLVMGIKIYPLAHLGLTIYALMVTYSIVKYRLMDITIIIQKGLIYSLLTALVTAIWLLAIFTFEVLLHFETLSARILTIIIIILIFQPVREKIQLIVDKMFYRERHDLQQLLKKVTGEISTIISRDTLMSSILNTINHTLHPAFVQLLLLEESERVYKPEFGLGENDKSIIIQQDEPIVAWFKNEKRELLQEEVRENPEFNGMRAVVTQAIERFKAIVSIPIIFKENLIGILNLGPKLSQTSYNQDEIIFLTTLCNEVAVALENTKLYTDLQKETIKLQNLTQDLKIANESKSTFLNIVSHELRTPLTVIMGYASLFSHKALGEITTEQEKSVKIMLDKCRHLNELIGDILDLSKIERGKKYELKKQPVDFKKIIEETVLIFTPSAREKQISIQTEVAPNIPVVWYDPEIAKEIFSKLVDNAIKFTPAMGKITIRFEDKDNYLQGCVEDTGIGIKPENLNKIFERFYQVDMSDTRKYEGTGLGLSIVKEVLEDSGGSIKVESQEDIGSKFIFTIPREEIPEEELPKIKLKGKIPSETKILMADEEYDNLKLAELYLKTSGYKIDIVQDGLEALKMLDKEKPDLVIVSLKLPKINGYNIAHILREHKETEDIPLIMLVPLAEEENLPTIYKAGATTHLFKPFDFKNLMEKVAEFC